TGGGCGATCGCCTATTTTGTTTCCCAAAACTAAACAAGTGCCTAATCCTTTTAGGGACTTCCAAATAAAAAAATCTTCCAAAATTTCTTGTGGTGCAGGCATTCTGCCCGCCACTAATACAGCATGGGTCTTGACGCCCGTCCTACATTCCAGGGATGATTTATTTCTTGGAAATACTTATGAAATTACTGTTTATTTGCAGCCAGAATCGTTTACGCAGTCCGACAGCCGAAGCTGTGTTCTGTGAGTATGAGGGATTAGAGGTAGAATCAGCCGGACTGGACCGGGAAGCAGAAATACCTTTATGCAGTGAATCAATTCAGTGGGCAGATATCATTTTTGTGATGGAAAAGTCCCATATAAGAAAACTTTCAAATAAATTTCAACGTTGGCTTAAAGACAAGCGAGTGATTTGTCTGGATATTCCTGATGAGTATGAGTATATGGACTCTACTTTGGTGGAGTTGCTAAAGAAAAAAGTGCTACCACTGCTCGGAACCTTTTAAAGGTAAGTTTTCAGCAACAGCTTGTAAATTGTTATTAATTTTGGTGCGATCGCTTTACCTTATAATCCATCCAATTTCACAACAAAAAGCATCCCCCTGAAGATCGCTCTTGTTTAATCCAGAACCAGATTTCTGCGCCCTTAGATTTATCTATGAAGGACTTCATCCTTGACTTGACGTTTCAGTATGGAAAGAGCGCCGAGAGTGCTGAGGGCGAGTAAGCTAAGGATGGAGGTGGGTTCAGGGACAGTGATTATGGTTGCAGAAAAACTAATGGGTAACTCACTATCTTCTGGTCCAAAATTTTCAAAACCTGGTATAAATGGCGGCGCAGAGAAAACCTCTAAATAACCCGGTGTCGGCAAAAAACTAGCGAAAAACGGATTAGAGTAGTTTCCTCCTGATGTAAAATACCCAAAACCGTCACCCGTTAACTGCTGAGTATTCAGACTAATTAAATTGTCAACATCAAAAGGTTCGTTTCCTGGTATTGGAGTCCCGGAGGCTTGCAGACCCGTAATTGTTTCACCATTTCGCGTACCAGTAATTCCAGAAATCTGGTAAAAACCCAAATCGTTAGTGGTGTCATTTGTGGTAAAAGTACCACTCGCCGCTAAACCAGTACCAGAATAACTCCAGTTCCAAGTTAAAGCAGAGGCGGTTTGCATTGTCCCGAAAACTAATCCAGATGTTGCAGCAAGGGCTGTAGCAGATAGTAG
This genomic interval from Scytonema hofmannii PCC 7110 contains the following:
- a CDS encoding PEP-CTERM sorting domain-containing protein (PEP-CTERM proteins occur, often in large numbers, in the proteomes of bacteria that also encode an exosortase, a predicted intramembrane cysteine proteinase. The presence of a PEP-CTERM domain at a protein's C-terminus predicts cleavage within the sorting domain, followed by covalent anchoring to some some component of the (usually Gram-negative) cell surface. Many PEP-CTERM proteins exhibit an unusual sequence composition that includes large numbers of potential glycosylation sites. Expression of one such protein has been shown restore the ability of a bacterium to form floc, a type of biofilm.); amino-acid sequence: MKNLALLSATALAATSGLVFGTMQTASALTWNWSYSGTGLAASGTFTTNDTTNDLGFYQISGITGTRNGETITGLQASGTPIPGNEPFDVDNLISLNTQQLTGDGFGYFTSGGNYSNPFFASFLPTPGYLEVFSAPPFIPGFENFGPEDSELPISFSATIITVPEPTSILSLLALSTLGALSILKRQVKDEVLHR
- a CDS encoding low molecular weight protein tyrosine phosphatase family protein; translation: MKLLFICSQNRLRSPTAEAVFCEYEGLEVESAGLDREAEIPLCSESIQWADIIFVMEKSHIRKLSNKFQRWLKDKRVICLDIPDEYEYMDSTLVELLKKKVLPLLGTF